A genomic segment from Peribacillus sp. ACCC06369 encodes:
- the hepT gene encoding heptaprenyl diphosphate synthase component II has translation MKFKMMYSFLNADLQLIEKELEAAIEADSTVLREASLHLLQSGGKRIRPVFVLLGAKFGDYDIHVVKHVAATLELIHTASLVHDDVVDDADLRRGSATIKSKWDNRVAMYTGDFIFARALEMMAVIESPLAHQILADTMVELCLGEIEQIKDKYNFEQNWRIYFRRIKRKTALLIASSCQLGAISAGVEEKIHQKLFKFGYYVGMSYQITDDILDFTASEEELGKPAGSDLIQGNITLPVLIAMEDPKLKRLIETVREDTPKDEMSHIINEIKSSGAIEQAARISDMYLEKAFTELKGLPAIKARKTLSDIAKNIGKRKF, from the coding sequence ATGAAATTTAAAATGATGTATTCGTTTTTGAATGCAGATTTGCAATTAATAGAAAAAGAACTGGAAGCCGCAATTGAAGCGGATTCCACTGTTTTAAGGGAGGCTTCCCTACATTTACTGCAATCCGGTGGAAAGCGGATCCGTCCGGTATTCGTCCTTTTGGGTGCGAAGTTTGGCGATTATGATATACATGTCGTAAAGCATGTCGCAGCGACATTGGAACTGATCCATACAGCTTCCCTTGTGCATGATGATGTTGTAGATGATGCAGATTTACGCAGGGGATCTGCCACCATTAAGTCAAAATGGGATAATCGCGTCGCCATGTACACAGGCGACTTCATTTTTGCTCGTGCACTGGAAATGATGGCGGTGATCGAGTCGCCCCTTGCGCATCAAATTCTTGCTGATACTATGGTTGAACTATGCCTTGGGGAAATTGAACAAATAAAAGATAAATACAATTTCGAACAGAATTGGCGGATATATTTCAGAAGGATCAAACGAAAAACGGCATTGCTCATTGCATCGAGCTGCCAGTTGGGAGCCATTTCAGCCGGTGTTGAAGAGAAAATTCACCAAAAGCTATTTAAATTCGGGTATTATGTCGGTATGTCTTATCAAATCACCGATGATATATTGGATTTTACAGCTTCGGAAGAAGAGCTTGGTAAACCAGCCGGAAGTGATTTGATTCAAGGAAATATCACTTTACCAGTTTTGATTGCAATGGAAGATCCAAAGTTGAAAAGGCTTATCGAAACAGTTCGGGAAGATACGCCAAAAGACGAAATGTCCCACATAATCAATGAGATAAAATCATCCGGTGCCATTGAACAGGCTGCGAGGATCAGTGATATGTATTTAGAAAAGGCTTTTACTGAGTTGAAAGGTCTTCCTGCAATTAAAGCCAGAAAAACTTTATCCGATATCGCGAAAAATATCGGAAAAAGAAAGTTTTAA
- the aroB gene encoding 3-dehydroquinate synthase, which produces MESIQIKTASKQYPVLIGKKAINELPELITHELNHLNKILIITDEKVAELHLQTVKNALVKTGKPVLHHVVPEGEHAKTFDVFYECQSYCLSQQLNRKSLIIALGGGAVGDLAGFVAATFMRGIPFIQVPTTLLAHDSAVGGKVAINHPLGKNMIGAFHQPEAVIYDLEFLKTLPLKELRSGFAEVIKHSLIADNEFYLWLKSNIVDLNDITDEQFLTMITKGIGIKAKIVEEDEKETGIRAFLNFGHTLGHAVEGSMGYGNFTHGESILIGMVYALKLSKKKVGLDFKLDEFINWVSSLGYQMTIPTRLEHAMLLELMKTDKKSVNDAATFVLLNEVGSPQLMDIGDSDLIEEMADMI; this is translated from the coding sequence ATGGAATCCATCCAAATAAAAACGGCTTCCAAGCAATATCCGGTTTTAATTGGCAAGAAGGCGATTAATGAATTGCCAGAATTAATAACACATGAATTAAATCATCTAAACAAGATTCTGATTATAACTGATGAGAAAGTGGCGGAACTTCATTTGCAAACTGTGAAAAACGCCCTTGTCAAGACGGGGAAACCTGTCCTGCATCATGTTGTGCCAGAGGGGGAGCATGCTAAAACTTTCGATGTGTTTTATGAATGCCAAAGCTACTGCTTATCCCAACAGCTTAATCGCAAGTCATTGATTATCGCCCTTGGTGGTGGTGCGGTCGGTGACTTGGCTGGATTTGTTGCGGCTACATTTATGAGAGGGATTCCATTCATACAGGTACCGACGACTTTGCTCGCCCACGATAGTGCAGTGGGCGGCAAGGTTGCCATCAATCATCCACTAGGAAAAAATATGATTGGGGCCTTTCACCAGCCTGAAGCTGTCATATATGATCTTGAATTCTTAAAAACCCTGCCGCTTAAAGAATTAAGGTCAGGTTTTGCCGAAGTCATTAAACATTCCTTGATAGCCGATAATGAGTTTTATCTATGGTTAAAGTCGAATATTGTGGATTTGAATGATATTACGGATGAGCAATTCCTAACAATGATTACAAAAGGGATCGGCATCAAAGCTAAAATTGTCGAAGAGGATGAGAAGGAAACCGGCATTCGTGCCTTTTTGAATTTTGGTCATACGCTTGGGCATGCAGTGGAAGGTTCAATGGGATATGGAAACTTTACGCATGGGGAATCCATTTTAATCGGGATGGTATATGCTCTTAAATTAAGCAAAAAGAAAGTGGGTCTCGATTTTAAACTGGATGAGTTTATTAATTGGGTTTCTTCTTTAGGTTATCAAATGACCATTCCAACCCGACTTGAACATGCAATGCTACTGGAATTAATGAAAACGGACAAAAAATCAGTCAATGATGCAGCTACCTTTGTCCTGCTAAACGAAGTAGGGTCACCGCAACTAATGGATATAGGCGACTCTGATCTGATAGAGGAAATGGCGGATATGATATAG
- a CDS encoding demethylmenaquinone methyltransferase encodes MEQSKEQKVHHVFEKIYGNYDKMNSLISFKQHLKWRKATMAIMNVPKGAHALDVCCGTADWTIALANEVGPEGKVVGLDFSKNMLKIGEQKVKELNLDQVSLMHGNAMELPFEDNSFDYVTIGFGLRNVPDYMQVLKELNRVAKPGGMVVCLDTSQPTMLGFKQGYYFYFRFIMPMFGKLFAKSYSEYSWLQESARDFPGMKKLESMFKQAGMDNVSYKAHFGGVAATHFGYKPSK; translated from the coding sequence ATGGAGCAGTCTAAAGAGCAAAAAGTTCATCATGTCTTCGAAAAGATCTACGGAAACTATGACAAGATGAATTCCCTCATCAGCTTTAAACAGCATCTTAAATGGCGGAAGGCTACAATGGCCATCATGAATGTCCCAAAAGGCGCCCATGCACTTGATGTATGCTGTGGAACAGCGGACTGGACCATTGCCCTTGCTAATGAAGTAGGACCGGAAGGAAAGGTTGTTGGTCTCGATTTTAGTAAGAACATGCTGAAAATCGGCGAACAAAAGGTGAAAGAACTCAATTTAGATCAAGTTTCCCTAATGCATGGGAATGCAATGGAACTTCCTTTTGAGGATAATAGCTTTGATTATGTCACGATTGGTTTCGGGCTGCGGAATGTCCCTGATTACATGCAAGTGCTTAAAGAGTTAAACCGGGTAGCCAAGCCAGGTGGAATGGTCGTTTGCCTGGACACTTCACAGCCAACGATGCTTGGCTTTAAACAGGGCTATTACTTTTATTTCCGTTTCATCATGCCCATGTTCGGCAAATTATTCGCAAAAAGTTATAGCGAATATTCATGGTTGCAGGAATCAGCTCGAGATTTCCCAGGCATGAAAAAGCTTGAAAGCATGTTCAAGCAGGCAGGAATGGATAATGTCAGTTACAAGGCCCATTTCGGCGGTGTTGCAGCAACACATTTCGGGTACAAGCCTTCAAAATAA
- a CDS encoding protein-glutamate O-methyltransferase CheR, with protein sequence MPQEYEEFIRNIKMLTGIDLASYKEGQMKRRLTYLYEKRGYHSFREYYKDIQTSPGVLNEFLDRMTINVSEFYRNAKRWEVLERKILPGLLGSKKKLKIWSAACSTGEEPYTIAMILSNLVPLNQIEILATDLDENVLARAKLGIYPDRSLNEVPEEIKRKYFKKQADFYHVDDEIKKRVTFKKQNLLADRFEQGFDLIVCRNVLIYFTEEAKSLLYEKFSASLKGGGVFFVGSTEQIFTPGKYQFETIDTFFYKKK encoded by the coding sequence ATGCCTCAGGAATATGAAGAGTTTATTCGTAATATCAAAATGTTGACAGGGATTGATTTGGCATCATATAAGGAAGGGCAAATGAAAAGGCGACTAACTTATCTATATGAAAAAAGAGGATATCATTCATTTCGTGAATACTATAAAGACATTCAAACAAGTCCGGGAGTATTAAATGAGTTTTTGGATAGAATGACAATCAATGTTTCAGAATTTTATAGAAATGCGAAAAGATGGGAAGTGTTGGAGCGAAAAATCCTTCCTGGGTTATTAGGAAGCAAAAAAAAGTTGAAAATATGGAGTGCCGCCTGTTCTACTGGTGAGGAACCATATACGATTGCAATGATACTATCCAATCTCGTTCCACTTAACCAGATAGAGATATTGGCGACGGATCTGGATGAAAATGTATTGGCGCGTGCGAAATTGGGAATTTATCCTGACCGATCCTTAAATGAAGTACCTGAAGAAATAAAAAGGAAATACTTTAAAAAACAAGCGGATTTTTATCATGTCGATGATGAAATCAAAAAGAGAGTGACATTTAAAAAGCAAAACCTTCTCGCAGATCGGTTCGAACAGGGATTCGATTTAATCGTTTGCCGCAATGTTTTGATTTATTTCACTGAAGAAGCCAAAAGTTTATTATATGAAAAATTCAGTGCATCACTAAAAGGCGGCGGGGTTTTTTTTGTAGGAAGTACCGAGCAAATATTCACCCCAGGAAAATATCAATTTGAAACGATCGACACATTTTTTTATAAGAAAAAGTAA
- the aroH gene encoding chorismate mutase: protein MIRGIRGATTVERDTEMEVISAVEKLMAEIIQVNEIDPDMVASVFFSATEEIRSVFPAKALRKFEGWTYVPVTCMKEIPVSNSLPFCIRVMIHVNTTKSQKEIQHVYQAGATVLRPDLTKQI from the coding sequence GTGATAAGAGGAATAAGGGGTGCCACTACAGTAGAAAGAGACACAGAGATGGAAGTGATTTCAGCTGTCGAAAAGTTGATGGCAGAGATCATTCAGGTCAACGAGATTGATCCCGATATGGTGGCTTCTGTATTTTTTTCTGCTACGGAAGAGATTCGTTCTGTCTTCCCTGCCAAAGCCTTGAGGAAATTCGAAGGCTGGACTTATGTACCGGTTACATGCATGAAAGAAATACCGGTGAGCAATTCCTTGCCATTTTGCATCCGGGTCATGATTCACGTAAATACGACGAAATCTCAAAAAGAGATACAGCATGTATATCAGGCAGGGGCTACGGTATTACGGCCAGATTTGACAAAGCAGATATAA
- a CDS encoding prephenate dehydrogenase translates to MKGKVFVIGLGLIGGSLAMAVRHAHPEAVIVGTDLSEKNIQLSMLLGIIDDSVSSLEAGACEADLILLAVPVNETVKILAQLAEMDLKSDVIISDAGSTKDTVVKAAKPLIDKGVAFIGGHPMAGSHKSGAGAAKLHLFEHAFYLLTPGDSIEEEKVEQLKEWLQGTRANFLVVTPATHDKLTGVISHFPHIVASGLVKQAENYSKENKLISRLAAGGFRDITRIASSSPEMWRDILLHNRDVLLELMNDWLNEMEHIKGLVADEDSEEILRFFTDAKIFRDDLPTHAKGAIPAFYDLYIDIPDYAGIISEITGYLAQEGISITNIRIIETREEIYGVLVISFQTDVDRIKAADCISRHTDYETILA, encoded by the coding sequence GTGAAGGGAAAGGTTTTTGTAATAGGTCTAGGTCTAATTGGCGGATCATTGGCCATGGCTGTACGCCATGCACATCCTGAAGCCGTGATTGTTGGTACGGACCTAAGTGAAAAGAATATTCAACTATCGATGCTATTGGGGATCATTGATGATTCTGTATCATCTCTGGAAGCGGGAGCATGTGAAGCTGATTTGATTCTACTTGCTGTGCCTGTAAATGAAACCGTCAAGATTTTAGCTCAATTGGCTGAAATGGATTTAAAAAGTGATGTAATCATATCGGATGCAGGAAGTACGAAGGATACAGTCGTTAAGGCAGCAAAACCATTGATAGATAAAGGGGTGGCCTTCATCGGAGGGCACCCTATGGCTGGTTCCCATAAAAGCGGTGCCGGAGCAGCCAAACTTCATTTATTTGAACATGCATTTTATTTGCTTACTCCCGGCGATTCCATCGAAGAAGAAAAAGTGGAGCAACTGAAAGAGTGGTTACAAGGGACAAGAGCGAACTTTTTGGTTGTCACTCCTGCTACCCATGATAAACTGACTGGAGTCATTAGTCATTTTCCGCACATTGTCGCATCAGGGCTTGTTAAGCAGGCAGAAAATTATAGTAAGGAAAATAAGTTGATTTCAAGGCTTGCTGCAGGTGGTTTTCGGGATATTACAAGAATTGCTTCAAGCAGTCCGGAAATGTGGCGTGACATTTTGTTACATAACCGGGATGTGTTACTAGAATTAATGAATGATTGGCTTAATGAAATGGAGCATATAAAAGGGCTGGTAGCAGATGAAGATAGTGAAGAAATCCTACGATTCTTTACTGATGCAAAGATTTTCAGGGATGATTTGCCAACCCATGCGAAAGGCGCAATACCAGCGTTTTATGACTTATATATCGATATACCGGATTATGCCGGGATAATTTCTGAAATTACCGGATATTTGGCACAAGAAGGTATCAGTATTACAAACATAAGGATCATAGAAACCAGGGAAGAGATATACGGAGTGCTGGTCATCAGCTTCCAAACGGATGTTGATCGCATAAAAGCCGCGGATTGTATCTCAAGACATACAGATTATGAAACGATCCTAGCATGA
- the aroC gene encoding chorismate synthase, with protein MRYLTAGESHGPQLTTIIEGLPAGMPITNEDINQELGRRQKGHGRGRRMQIEKDQVFISSGIRHGYTLGSPVALVVENDDWKHWTKIMGSEGLSEEEAEEIKRKITRPRPGHADLNGGIKYGHRDLRNVLERSSARETTVRVAAGAVAKKLLSLLGIEVASHVLEIGGVKAEPPKYETIQQLQQVTEESSVRCFDKNVEQQMKDAIDEAKQKGDSIGGIVEVIVEGMPVGVGSYVHYDRKLDAKLAAAIMSINAFKGVEIGLGFEAAHLFGSDVHDEIAWDEEQGYYRKTNRLGGLEGGMTTGMPIVVRGVMKPIPTLYKPLKSVDIDTKEVFEASVERSDSCAVPAAAVVAEAVVAWELAAAIVDQFPSDRYEQLAEYIRSYREEVKEF; from the coding sequence ATGAGATATTTAACAGCGGGAGAATCACATGGTCCGCAACTGACTACTATAATTGAGGGATTACCGGCAGGAATGCCGATAACGAATGAGGATATTAATCAAGAATTAGGACGCCGGCAAAAAGGGCATGGGCGTGGAAGAAGGATGCAAATCGAGAAAGATCAGGTTTTCATATCTTCGGGAATCAGACATGGCTACACACTAGGTTCACCGGTGGCTTTGGTGGTTGAGAACGACGACTGGAAGCATTGGACAAAGATCATGGGAAGTGAAGGGCTTTCAGAGGAAGAGGCTGAAGAAATCAAACGTAAAATCACCCGCCCTCGCCCTGGTCATGCCGATTTGAACGGTGGGATTAAATACGGTCACCGTGATCTGAGAAATGTTTTGGAACGGTCTTCAGCCCGTGAAACGACTGTAAGGGTGGCAGCTGGGGCTGTCGCTAAAAAGCTATTGTCTCTATTGGGAATAGAAGTGGCATCGCATGTTTTGGAAATTGGTGGAGTGAAGGCAGAACCCCCCAAATACGAAACGATTCAGCAGTTGCAACAGGTGACAGAAGAATCTTCTGTAAGATGTTTTGACAAAAACGTAGAGCAACAAATGAAGGATGCAATTGATGAAGCGAAACAAAAAGGAGATTCCATCGGAGGCATCGTTGAAGTCATTGTAGAAGGAATGCCGGTGGGTGTAGGGAGTTATGTGCATTATGACCGTAAGCTTGATGCAAAACTTGCAGCAGCGATAATGAGCATCAATGCATTTAAAGGGGTGGAAATAGGTCTTGGATTCGAAGCGGCCCATCTATTCGGCAGTGATGTCCATGATGAAATCGCATGGGATGAAGAACAGGGTTATTACCGGAAAACCAATCGCCTCGGCGGTTTGGAAGGCGGTATGACAACGGGAATGCCGATTGTTGTGCGCGGTGTAATGAAGCCGATCCCTACTTTATATAAACCTTTGAAAAGTGTTGATATTGACACGAAGGAAGTGTTCGAAGCAAGTGTGGAACGTTCCGATAGTTGTGCAGTTCCTGCAGCGGCAGTAGTTGCCGAGGCAGTAGTTGCGTGGGAACTGGCGGCTGCCATCGTTGATCAATTCCCTTCAGATCGATATGAGCAATTAGCTGAATACATTAGATCTTATCGGGAAGAAGTAAAGGAGTTTTAA
- the ndk gene encoding nucleoside-diphosphate kinase: MERTFLMVKPDGVQRNLIGEIVSRFEKKGFLLAGAKLMVISQELAEQHYGEHKERPFFGELVDFITSGPVFAMVWEGENVIATARQMMGATNPKDAAAATIRGDFAVTVGKNIIHGSDSAESAGREIGLFFKEEELVEYSKLVNEWVY, from the coding sequence ATGGAAAGAACATTTTTAATGGTTAAACCTGACGGCGTTCAACGTAATTTAATCGGTGAAATCGTTTCCCGTTTTGAAAAGAAAGGCTTCCTTCTTGCAGGAGCAAAATTAATGGTCATCTCTCAGGAATTGGCTGAGCAACATTACGGCGAACACAAAGAACGTCCTTTCTTTGGCGAATTAGTGGACTTCATTACTTCAGGTCCTGTCTTCGCAATGGTTTGGGAAGGCGAAAATGTAATCGCTACTGCACGTCAAATGATGGGTGCTACTAACCCTAAAGATGCAGCTGCAGCAACAATTCGTGGTGATTTTGCCGTAACTGTTGGCAAAAACATCATTCACGGATCTGATTCAGCTGAAAGCGCTGGACGTGAAATCGGTTTATTCTTCAAAGAAGAAGAACTTGTTGAGTATTCAAAACTTGTAAACGAGTGGGTTTATTAA
- the hisC gene encoding histidinol-phosphate transaminase, with product MKWNEAVLSLKSYQPGKSTDEVKKLYGLEKITKLASNENPFGCSEKVKESVRNSTHSFAIYPDGYATMLREAVAKHTGVKETQLIFGNGSDENIQIISRSILGAGKNTVMATGTFSQYRHNATLEGAEIREVPHIDGAHDLEGMLKVIDEKTAVVWLCTPNNPTGKYISEQDLLSFIEKVPEDVLIVLDEAYCEYATAEDYPRTNQWINKFKNLIILRTFSKIYGLASFRVGYGLADEDIIQKLDPSREPFNVNTFAQNIAIVALEDQAFIEKCKEENQKGLKRYYEFCSKENLAYYPSQGNFIFIHFKQDADMVFQYLLERGYIARSGKSFGFPNSLRVTIGSTEENEGMINAIKTFLNEVEAPSDSLL from the coding sequence ATGAAATGGAATGAAGCGGTCCTTTCCTTGAAGTCTTATCAACCGGGAAAATCCACTGATGAAGTGAAAAAATTATACGGGTTGGAAAAAATCACGAAATTAGCTTCAAATGAAAATCCTTTTGGCTGTTCGGAAAAGGTCAAGGAGTCCGTTAGGAATTCAACCCATTCTTTTGCCATCTATCCAGATGGATATGCAACGATGCTTAGGGAAGCTGTTGCAAAACATACAGGTGTGAAAGAAACTCAGCTTATATTTGGGAATGGATCTGATGAGAACATTCAAATCATATCCAGAAGCATATTGGGAGCCGGGAAGAATACGGTCATGGCAACAGGCACTTTTTCGCAGTATCGCCATAATGCCACGCTTGAAGGTGCGGAAATCAGGGAAGTTCCTCATATTGACGGAGCTCATGATCTAGAAGGAATGCTAAAAGTTATAGATGAAAAAACCGCGGTTGTCTGGCTTTGTACACCAAATAATCCTACAGGTAAATATATCTCGGAACAGGACTTATTATCGTTCATCGAAAAAGTTCCGGAAGATGTTCTTATCGTTCTGGATGAAGCTTATTGTGAATATGCAACGGCTGAGGATTACCCGAGAACGAATCAATGGATTAATAAATTTAAAAACTTGATCATACTTCGTACATTTTCAAAAATTTATGGTCTAGCCAGTTTTAGGGTAGGGTACGGATTAGCTGATGAGGATATCATTCAGAAACTGGATCCATCCCGGGAACCATTCAATGTCAACACATTCGCACAGAATATTGCTATAGTCGCTTTGGAAGATCAAGCTTTCATTGAAAAATGCAAGGAAGAAAATCAGAAGGGGCTCAAGCGGTACTATGAATTTTGCAGTAAAGAAAATTTAGCTTATTACCCGTCACAAGGTAATTTTATCTTTATCCATTTTAAACAGGATGCCGACATGGTGTTTCAATATTTGCTTGAGCGCGGATACATTGCAAGATCGGGGAAATCTTTCGGTTTTCCTAACAGCCTAAGGGTAACAATTGGTTCTACTGAAGAAAATGAAGGAATGATTAACGCTATTAAAACTTTCTTGAATGAAGTTGAGGCACCTTCTGATTCGCTGCTATAA